One Primulina tabacum isolate GXHZ01 chromosome 10, ASM2559414v2, whole genome shotgun sequence DNA segment encodes these proteins:
- the LOC142506127 gene encoding exosome complex component RRP41 homolog, whose amino-acid sequence MEYVNPEGLRLDGRRPMEMRQLRAEIGVVSKADGSASFEMGNTRVLAAVYGPREVQNRSQQINDKALVRCEYSMANFSTGDRMRKPKGDRRSTEISLVIRQTMEACILTHLMPRSQIDIFVQVLQADGGTRSACINAATLALADAGIPMCDLVTSCSSGYLNSTPLLDLNYVEDSAGGPDVTVGILPKLDKVTLLQMDSKLPIDTFDNVMQLAIEGCKAVANYIREVLLEHTKGLELRRGV is encoded by the exons ATGGAGTACGTAAACCCTGAAGGCCTCCGCTTAGATGGTCGACGCCCCATGGAG ATGAGGCAGCTTCGTGCAGAAATTGGTGTAGTTTCAAAAGCTGATGG GTCCGCTTCTTTCGAGATGGGAAATACCAGAGTCCTAGCTGCGGTTTATGGTCCTAGAGAG GTCCAAAATAGGAGCCAACAGATCAATGATAAGGCATTG GTACGATGCGAGTATAGCATGGCTAATTTCAGTACTGGAGATAGGATGAGAAAACCAAAGGGTGACAG GCGATCAACAGAGATATCCTTGGTTATTCGTCAGACAATGGAAGCATGCATATTGACCCACCTAATGCCTCGTTCCCAG ATAGATATTTTTGTTCAAGTTCTCCAAGCAGATGGAG GAACAAGATCAGCGTGCATAAATGCTGCAACCTTGGCACTTGCTGATGCTGGTATCCCAATGTGTGATCTTGTTACCTCCTGTAGTTCTGGATACCTGAACAGCACTCCTCTTCTTG ATTTAAATTATGTGGAAGATAGTGCCGGTGGACCTGATGTTACTGTCGGCATTCTGCCAAAGTTAGATAAAGTGACCCTTCTCCAG ATGGATTCCAAATTACCAATCGATACTTTTGATAATGTCATGCAACTGGCAATTGAAGGCTGTAAAGCAGTGGCAAATTACATTCGAGAA